Part of the Aureitalea marina genome, GGCAGAAGAGAACTTGGCAATTACAAGAACCGTCTTCCTTTAGATTTTGCGGAAATCTGTGAAAAACTTCAACCTAAAGTTGTTTTACTTGAGAATGTAAAAGGGATACTATCCGCTTTTAATGATGGTGGAGAAAAGCACTATGCCTGGTTTGAAGTGGCTAAAGCGTTTGCATTAATAGGTTATGCCCCATTATGTATGCTTCTAAACTCTAAGTACTTTGGAGTGGCTCAAAATAGGCCAAGGTACATCATGATTGCTTTAAGAAGTGACATCTTAAATAAATTGATTGGATTACGTCCAAACAATACTGTTCTCAACAAGGTATCCGGATTCCTTCAAAAAGCTAGCGAGAATACGGATCAGCTAACAATCAAAGATCTCGATTATTATGACATCGAAAGAGATCTAAAATTATTTGATGGGCACGTACTCCCGTTACCAATAACCTTCGAACCAAACACTTGGTTTACGGTTAAAGATGCGATAGATGATTTACGTAAAGACCAAAAAGGTCAAAAGTCACCTTATGTCCATAGTTTACATAACGAGCTGAATTCAAATTCTTCCATTGATTATAAGATTCTCAACCATAACGAAAGGAGCCATACTGAAAAGGTTAAGAACAGGTTTTTATTCTACCAACTCTTAAGTTCCATGAATGGATTGGAAAGTCAAATATTATTGAAAGTAAGAAATGGCGAACGTCCTACTAGGGAACTGATAAAGGAAGCGTTTAATTACTTGTCACTAAAACTAGATGGATTTGACGAACTGTTTAAAACCTATAGCGAATTTAGTAGATTCATCTTAAGTATTGAACTAACAAAGAAACATTCACAAAGGGCATTAATTTCTTCATTGCCGTCGCCGGCGCAACTCACAATACCTGATGATATGTGCCATTATTCACCTTTCGAAAATCGAGTGTTAACCGTTAGAGAAATGGCAAGGATACAGAGTTTCCCAGATTGGTTTGTTTTTAAGTCAAAGGAAACTACTGGAGGATCTAACCGAAGCTATGAGGTGCCTCAATACACACAGGTGGGAAATGCAGTACCTCCCCTTCTAGCATTTCACTTAGGACAACACATAAGTTCGTTATTAGATCAAATAGAATAAAATGGCTTATAAACGAGTAAAAGGGGGAGAGAAAAACTTGAAGTCGGGCATTCGTTGGACTAAGGATGAAATTATTTTGGTTTATAAATTATACAAGGAATTAAACGGCGTTGGTCTTCACGAACATAATCCGGCCATTCAAGATTTAGCTGCAAAATTAGGACGAACAGTTAGATCCACAGAAGCGCAAACTTTAATGTTCCGGAATCTCGAGAAGGGAGGTGATTATAGCCACGGTAATATGAACAAGCTCTCTAGGGAGGTCTGGGAAGAATTCGAGCCAAAATATAGCCAGATAAAAATCGAATCAGATAATTCTAATAATGGTCGTAAAAAGGATCATTATGAACCTACTTCAGCAGCATCTTTATTCAATGAAGATGATGATCAAGCACCGAACTACGATTTTTGGAATAAACTTTTAATTGATTACTATTTCAATGAATCAAAGAGTGGTGAAGAGATAGTCTGTATTCATGTTTCAAATGATTTATTTCAAGAAATTTCCAACTATAAATTTGACGTTTACGATTTTTTTCATGCTATCAAAGTTGAAATTGGATCGAATGATTTTTTTGGAAAACTAAAGAAATTACATGACAGCTCTAAAGCTATTATGATCAACGGAAAAAGATTGCGGAGGCCTGTCCCTGCATACTTTGGGTTTCTAATCTTTTTGATCTACGCACTAGCCGAGGATGACAGCCGTGATATGTCTGTGGCAAATGTGTATGATCGTATCAATCATTTTGGTAATGAAGTTCTCAAAAAAAAATGGTCGGACATCAATACATCTGTTGCTCGGGATCACCTAGAACCTATATGGGAAAATCTAGAAGATTGGTCTTGCAATTACCTTTCTGGATTTAAAGGGAAGTTTATTCGTCATGATTCCAGTAGTTGGAATAGAAAGTACGTTTCTCGTATTGAGAGGCACTCGATTCTTAACTCTAGTCAATTTGTTGAAATTATTGACCAATTAATTGATGATGGTTTCATCCCAGGAAGGATTATAACACTGGAAGAATGGAAAGCCTTTTTTATTAAGCATCGTTCTCAATTGTCAAAAGCTGAGGTTCTGCTGAATTACTTGTCCGAGACTTCGCCCTTGCAACGTTCCATACTTGGATTCTTAAACAATTATTGCCAAGTTCATTTTTTGAAAGATTCGATATCCAGCGCTTCGGCAAAATTTCGAACTCCCCCAATAGCACTAAAGTTATGTATTTCTAGTGTCCCAAGTTGGCCGGGTGATCCAATTGAAGGATTTTATTTCAGGGCGGTCTCAGACGACTTGCAAAATGACACCATTATTGTTGAAGATAAATCAATAGAAGTAACTCCGGTGAATGCAGATACTTCAGAAGAGATTTCAATAAATATTGATTTGAATGAAGGTGCCACTTTCAAGTCGAATAAGAGAAGATATTCAACTAACAAAAGAGTTTATTGGTTATCCAAGAATCATGAATTCAATGAGTGGCGTGAATCAGACTATCCAAGCAACGAGCCGTCATTTATTCTAGTTATCCACCAAGATCAAATATTAGATAACAACATTGAAGGTATCCCTGGTGTAACAATATACCCTGTAGATGAGAGTAACTTTCTTGCCGTAAAATTCAATTCTTTAAGTGAGGAATATTTCAATGATATATTCAAGATTTATAGTCCCTATAAAAAAATTGAAGGAAAGATTGAACTTGTAACGGAATTTACCACGAATCGCCGAAGAACTCTCTACAAGGAATTCACTCCTAAGTTTCGATATCTCGGACCACAGTCTTCTCCTTCTTTGACAGTCTTAAAGTCAGATGATAAAGAAGTTATATGTGATTTGGTGAAGGTAGATGGGGAAGAGAATTTATTCCAATTACCGTTTGATTTCCAGATTGCCTCTGAATTTAAAATTAGAGAGGAGAATAGTGCACTGGAATCTTCATACAACTACGTATTAGGGGACTTTTCAGGAGATCCGCCGAATTTAACCAGTCCTTTCTTGAAAGATTTTGATGGAAGAAGTCGTTATTCCCAAGAGAGGTCTAATGGAGACATTTATGACATACCGGGAAATTTCAATAGAGATAGTGACGTCGTAAAATTTAACACATGGCATCGACCGCTCTTTCGACTATTTAAACCCAATCAACCTGCTCAAAAATTATCGACTAAAACCGAATTAAATCTTGATTCAAAGGGAGATAAGCTTTTACAATATATTGGTTTCAGCACAAACGTTAGCACATATGATTTTCCAAAACTGCTTGCGGAACTGGAACCATCAGTGAGTAAAAGTTACGCGAAGAGAATTATGAACTACTGGAGAAATCTTGGTTATATCGACTTTCAAGATTTTGGAGGACTTGTTAAAGTATGTCCTTCGTCATTGTTCTTTTTACAAACCGATCAAGGCTTGAGAGGTTTTCTAACCGGCTATCGCAGTAAAGATGATTTGTCAAGTATTATAAAGTGCTGTAAAGGTCTAGGAATTCAAATTCAAATTACCAAGCATTCAGCTTATTTCGAGGACTTGTATCCTTCAAGGATAATATTGTTCGATCCGGATGGAGAATTAGAGAAATTTCACAGGCTTAAGGATATAATGAGCATTCATTTTGTAAACGATATTCAGAACCCATTCAACAATTCATATGTAGTATATCAATTGGCTTGTTTTTATATACAAAGATCCGTAAATGAACTACAAGATCATTTTAGAGACCTTATCGATTATCCCACAGATCATCACCGTAAGGGAGTGTTCAATATTGAAAGTTTGGAATGGGATGAAACTAACGAATCGCTTCAATCAATAGTCAATGGTGCAGTGGTAAGGTTTGATGGCTTTAAAGACAGGTCTGTCACTCACATAGTCAAGACTCAACACGGTAATAAAGTCCTTACAGAGTTACACCTTGCCGTTTTTATGGCTTTAAAATCTGATGTTTTATTAAAGAGACTAACTGATCGGAATGGCGATTTTGATTTATTAGTCCCCTTATTTCTTGGACTCCCATTTTGGCTAGAACGAGGCCTAATTCTAACTAATGCCGAGATTCCAAGTGTAGAATATTTAAAAGGTAAGCCTTATCGAGTCTATAAAAATATTGACTCCCTAATTCTTTCTGTTGTTGAAGAAAAGTTGAATCAAAACATCCAAAATTATGATTAATCCTATTGGCGTTTTCGATAAAGTTATCAATGGATATATTTCTTATGTAAAAACCGCGTTTGGGACGAGACATGATGAGTTTGAACAAAACAGATTAAATCTTCTTAATCAAGATGCTACCATTTACAGGCAACCTTGGATCGAGCCACTTTTGGAATATGCTTCTGGCCCCAAACGCATTGAAGATTTGACCACTGATGACTTAGTTGGATTCACAAGTCAAGAAGTTCATCTGTTTAAAGAATTTGTGAAGAAGGGCTTATTTACAGGCGATTTCCCGCTTTATGAGCATCAATATTCGATGCTAAAAAAATCTGTAAGAGGTAAGAATTGCGTAATCACATCGGGCACCGGCTCTGGTAAAACGGAATCATTCTTACTTCCGCTGATAGCATATTTGATAAAAGATCTTTCAAAGTATATAGGAAACAGAAGCAGCGTTAATGCAAACGGTCCTTTTACACGCGGCATAGGTCCCACTAGGGGTATTGAATTAGTTGGTCAATCTCATTCAAGGCTTACAAATCAGGTTCTTCAAAGAAATGATGAAAAAAGACCAACTGCAATCAAAGCAATTATTATTTATCCTATGAACGCCCTTGTTGAAGATCAATTGACCAGGTTAAGAAGTTCTCTAGATAGTAATCAGGTTAGAGACTTCTGCGATAATGAGTTAAATGGCCACAGGTTATTTTTTGGTCGATATAATAGTTCATCACCAGTTTCAGGTTCTCTTCACAAATTTGGAGAGAATGGGATTGAAGTAAACACTTCTAAATGGCGACAACTTGAAAAAGAACTAAACAACATTAGAAACACTAGCAATGAAATCCAAAACTACTTGGCAAATGATGATAGTTTAGGTGATGATGAAAAGTTGGAAATAGAATCCAACTTTCAAAAACTAGACGGTGCAGAAATGAGATCTAGGTTTGATATGCATGAAAGCCCACCAGATGTATTGATAACGAATTTCTCAATGTTGAGTATCATGTTGATGCGTGAAGTTGAATCAGAGATGTTCAATAAAACCAAAAAATGGTTAAATGCTGAAACAGATTGGGACATTGAAAATATGACAGAAGCTCAACGCGAAGTCGAAAAGACAGAACGGGTCTTTCATCTTGTTATTGATGAGCTGCACTTGTATAGAGGTACTGAAGGTACTGAGATTGCATATTTGCTACGTTTGCTTTACAACAGGCTAGGGCTTGATCCTAGCTCAAAAAAGATTAGATTTTTAGCCTCTTCTGCATCGTTAGACGGTCAAGAGGGTACTGAAGAATTTGAATATAGTCAAGCATTTCTTAAAGGCTTCTTTGGGCTAACAGAGAATATGAATGTTATTTCAGGCAAGTATATTCTTCCGAAAAAGGTTGATTCTGGTTCAATTGATTCGGAAATGCTCATTGAAATTGGCAAGTATGGTAGAGATTCAAATCACCTTGAAGAGAATGAGTTTGAAATCGAAATATCAAAATTCATTGATACTAAATTGGGCGGAAATGACGGGAATAAGCTTCTTAGTTACTTAACAAATATTAACGAGAATGAGTACCTGTGTTCAAAGGTTACCCGAGCATTTGAATTTCAAGATTCCGAAAGTTCTCCCATACGATTTCGACCCTACCCTGTTTATAATGACAAATTGATAGATGCCGCCAATGATTTCAAATCTATTGCAAGAAAGGTTTTTGGAGATTTAGAAGATCACCAACTGGAAAAAGCCATTCGGGGTCTCCTTATTGTTCGTGGATTGATGGACACACATAAAGAAGCTTTAAAGGAATACAATGAGGATCTTAATTGGAAGCCCAATTTACCAAGGTTTCGTCTTCATTTCTTTATAAGAAACATTGAAGGATTATGGGCTACTCTTAGCGATGATCCAAGTTTATCAAGTAATATTGAAGCAAGCCCATTTGATACATTATTCAAAGAATCTCAAATTACCCATAACAAAAAGAGAGTTTTTGAGGGACTGTACTGTGAAAATTGCGGTACTACAATGATAGGTGGAACGAAGATACCAAATCACAAAGATCACAATTACACATTTCATGGAGAATTGATTAGCACCCCTCCTGAGATAGAAGGGATTCCGGAGAGATCTCAGTCAGCTCGGGTCGAAATGAGATCTGAACATGACTACGGAGTTTTCTGGCCAAAAAATATAAACAATCAGGCGGTGCAGGACTTGCTGAGCGATGGCACATGGGAGAAACGTCATTTAGGTTTAAGGGATGGTCGTTTATATTTCGCTGCTCAAAACGATACTGTTTCTGGGCTTTATTACACTCCTAATAGTGTAGGTAACTTGTCAACTGATTCGGGAACGGCATTACCTCCTATTTGTCCCAATTGTAGTTCGGATTACACTAGGAGACGAAGAAATTCTCCTATTAGAGGGTTTCGTACTGGTTTTGGTAAAACTAACCAAGTACTAGCCAAAGAACTTTTCAAAGCAATACCTAAATCAGAAAAAAAGCCAAGGAAACTAGTTGCTTTCTCTGACTCTAGGGAAGAATCGGCGAGATTTGCGAACGATATTGAAAAAGAAAATTACAATGAAATTGTCAAAGAACTGTTGGTTTCCCAGAGAAATGAGGTGGACATAGCCTTTGAGTTGGTAAGAAGTTTAGAAAGTGGAGATACTGCTAAAGCCAAACTTTATTCAACACAATTAGACGATAAAACTGCCGAGGAAATTAATCAAGCTTTCGTGTTGGAGAACGCCGGTATTGCGAATCAAGAACAGAAACGATTCCTGTTGGATATCAAAAAGAAGTCATTAAAAGTTGAAAAGCTTATTGACAAGATAATATGGGGATTGGTCAAGCAAGGAATCAATCCAGCAGGTCCGAGTGCTTCTAATCGAAGAATTGAAGTTCGTACCTCGGGAACATATTTAGAGAGAACCGAGTCCTGGAAGGATTGTTTCACATGGGATTCGGGTATTCCTGAAATCAATACATCCAAAATTCGAAACGATGGTGAACGCGAGTCCCTTTTGAACTTCATAAGGGAGAAAATCATGTTGGAAATTGCTCGCTTCTTGTTTGGGCGGTTATTCTACAGCATCGAATCATCGGGACTAGCACAAGTAATGATTACAAGTGGCATTCAATCACCAATTAATTCCTTAAACGATGATATTTATCTTGAGGTTCTAAATTCATCGGCTCGTATACTTGGAGATAGCTTTAGGTACTTACCTTCTGACTATCAATATAATAGTTTAAGGGATTATAAAGGTGTGCCAGCATTGCGAAGGTATATAGAAGCTGTAGCTTTTCGACATGGATTAGATCCTGAACTACTTGGAAATCATGTTTGGGATGACATAACTAATAAGTTTAGCCATGCTGACGGTCTGTTGAATTTGTCATCCTTGAGATTGAAATTCGCCAGTGTTAATGATACAGCTTATAGATGTGGTGGTTGCCGAACGGTGCATCTCCATAATTCAGGAGGAATTTGTAAGACCTGCAATAGTGTGTTAACAGACTCCATGAAGCTCGAGGCTGGAGAAGTGCAGAAAGGAAACTTCTATGCACAACAATTCGCAAGGGTAGAAGATTCTATTCGGATGAGGTGTGAAGAACTGACCGGTCAAACGGATAATCAACTTGAAAGACAACGACTATTCAAGGGAATTATAACCGGAGAAAATAAGATTGTAGAGGAAATTGATCTATTAAGTGTTACAACTACTTTAGAAGTAGGTGTCGACATAGGTTCATTGCAAGCTATTTATCAAGGAAATATGTCTCCGATGAGGTTTAATTATCAACAAAGAGTTGGTAGGGCAGGACGAGCTGGTCAAGCCTTTAATATAGCATTGACTTATTGCCGTGGAAGAAATCATGACGAGTTTTTCTTTAACAACCCGGAGAGAATGACAGGAGATTTAGCTCCCGTACCATTCCTTTCGCAATCTCAGGCCCAAATTCTTCATAGAATGGCAATTAAAGGCATACTTAGAAGGTACTTTTTTGATCAATATGATAGACTTAATGGAGGGGTTCATGGTGAATTTGGTGAACTTCAAACTTTTTTTGCCAATAAAGACAACATAAATACCATGTTCAATTGGCTTTCAGACGAATCAAATTGGCGAGACATTTTCAAAACCCTCTGTCAAAATCTATATGTCGATAAGTTGTTATATGAAGATTATGATTTGGAAGGGTTCAAAAAATGGCTGTTAGGCGATTTTAAAGATAAATTTTGCAGTTTAAATGAGAATCAATCATCTATGGATTTGGCCGAAACAATGGCTGAAGTTGGCTTGTTGCCGATGTCTGGGATGCCTACAGGAATACGTAGTATGATTCTAGGATTCAAAAAAGAAGACGGATCTAATAGCTATTCTGCTCAAACAATTGATCGTCCATTAGATAGGGCAATATTTGATTTTGCTCCTGGTTCTCAAAAAACCAAGGACAAGAGAATTTATACGAGTGTTGGTCTTACACCAAAAATTTCGGAAATCTATTTTGATTTTTCCTCTAATTCATATGTTCCAAGAATCTTTGGGGATCAACCTTTCGGTTCTCCCACCTGGGTTATCGTAAATTCACAGAACAATATTCTAAGGACCGAGTTGTATCAAGATGGGCAAACTAAACCAGATGATGAGATAGATAAAAATGCAGAGACCGCACATCTTGTTGTTATTCCGAATGCATTCCGAACAGATTACTCACCTAAACCACAAGACAGGGAGGTCGACCAAGAGGTAAGTACATCTAAACCATTACTGTTCTCAGAAGCATCCTCAAGCCATAGCGAAGAGAAAAAACATGGTTCATCTAATGTGTCCCTATCAAATACTGATTATACGTGGAGATTAAACACAAACGGCGGCGATGGTTTTCGGATGAAGCGCGTCAGTACGGAATATCTTAGAGCACCGCTTCATAATCAGTATATTTCTCTAGATTTAAAGAATAAACTTGGCCGAGGATTCAATGAAGCAGTAAAGGATCAGTTTATTCAAGGGATCATTAATGGCTCGAGTCCAACAGAAGGTAATCCTCCTATCTCTTTAGGAGCAAGAAAGACAACCAACATTTTTCGTTTATTCCCGGTTGAATTAAATCTTAAGCTTGATATAAATCCTTTTCACAGTCGCGATGTTGGGAAAAAGGTTAGCGCAAAAGGAGCCTACCATTCCGCCGCATTCCTATTGCAGCGATGTTTGGCAGATGATCGAGATGTCTCTCCTGAAGAAATAGAATTAGCAGCTGTTACTGAACATCTTTTGGAAGATGGAACAGAAAGAAGTGTGGGTAAATTAATTTTGGCTGATGAACTTTCAAATGGATCAGGATTTGTTGAACACTTGTATAAGCAAATAGACTTTTTTGTTGAGATGTGCCTAAGCCCTAAACCGGAGAACAGATATACGAGTAGTTTTATAAACGAGGAACATGCTAAAGTTTGTAAAACTTCTTCTTATAAGGATCTACAAAACTATCGTAATCTGAACTATCATGGAATCTTGGACTGGAGATTAGGTGTGTGTTTGTTACGTGTTATGAAGGACTCTAATTTCTTAGTCGGATTAGATAATGACTGGCGAAGTATTGAAATAAATGATTGGCCAGCTCATGCATTGGAGTTGGCTAATGATTTTGCGTTTTCAATTGATGAAGCTATTCTTGATGACCCCAATAATATAAAGTCCCACAAGGGGATACCATATATTTCTTATAGAGATATCCATATTGTTGTTGTTCATCCTTTCTGGAATTATGTAGGAGGACACTTCCCAGAAAACAGCTCGTTAACTGAGGTGATTGAACTTTGTGGAAGTCCGGAAAAAATCTTCTTTGCTGATACGTTTAATCTAGTTAGAAGAATGTCTTGGACTTATCAACAATTCTTTACTTGGGTCAACAATTAGAAAATCTTGGCCAATGCGAGATGAGGTTATTGAAATAGCAAAATTTGGACCCAGTAAAATTCACTTTATCTCGGAATGTGAATTGAGATACTTTAATCTGTTGAATCTCGGTGACGGTGTTAAAAAGAATAAAAAATTTAAATTCAATAAAAACTCTTTTCTAGGTATAGTAGTTCATAGTGTTATTGAGGAATATATCAATGAACAATTTGATTTAGACAAGTTCGATAAAATATGGAGTAAAATATTTAAACAGAAACTTAGGGCTTGTGACATGGAAAATAAGGAAGGATTTGTTACTTATTTTCTACCGTATTATATAGTAAAGAAAAACAAGACAAAGAAATTAATTGAAACCCTCAAATATAAATTAGATTCTGTCGAAAGTGAGGTAGAAATTGAAAGCTCCCTTATTAAGGGAACAGTCGACATGTTGGAGTTGAATGCATCAGGTAAATCATTAACGCTAACAGATTTCAAGAGTGGACCAATATGGGACTATATTGACGGAAAAATAGATAAAGTAAAAGCCGCATATGAGGTGCAGTTAAAGTCGTATGGGTTAGTTTTTTGGGAAAAAGGTTACGATGCCGATAAAATTACATGTGTAATTCAGGGTCTGTCTAATAAAGAATATGCACAATTTAGATTTGAAGATCATGATTATGAGTCGCACAAAAAGTTTCTTCACAAATTAAAGAACCATTTTAATTTGCAAATTAGCTCCAATCAGACTGACATATTAGGAACTCCGGGAGATAATACCTGTGATTTTTGCGAATTTATTAGTAGTTGTAAACCACTTCACAACGACTTGTTGCATGGCGATGGCTTTTATCGCTCGATACTAATTATTGATCAAATCAATAGTGAGTTCGATGATCAAAATTCCAAGATCAATATTTCAACAAATGGTGGTCTTCAATCCTTGCATAAAATCCCAGAAACTGAATATTGGAATATAAAGAGTTTAATAACTAAGAATGAAAAAGTACTTGTTTCCAATCTTTATCATGTAGTATCCACAAGGGTTAAGAATTGGACTCAATTTAGTACATATTCAATTATTAAATTAGATTCGTGAAAGATGTCTAATGCTAAAAAAAATGGATGTCTTTAGAAATAAGATATTGACTTGGTATAATCAGAATGGAAGAAATTTCTACTGGCGGAGAAAGTCAATTTCTAAATACCAAAAAGTTCTGGTGGAGGTTTTATTGCAACGAACAAAAGCAGAGACCGTCGCAAAACTACTTCCAGGATTCATAAGTTCTTATCCAAGCTGGAGATCTATCGCGAATACAGAATTATCGGCTTTAGAAGATGCCTTAAAACCATTTGGCCTTTATCGACAGAGGGCAAAAAGATTACATTCTTTATCTGTGGAAATGGTAAGTAGAAATGGGCGATTACCTCGAGATTATAATTCGCTAATAGCAATACCAATGATAGGGCAATACATTGCCTATTCAATAATGTCAGTAATACATGACCAACCATATCCGATGTTAGATGTGAATATGGCGCGGGTCTTAGAAAGGTACTTTGGAAAGAGAAAGAAAGCTGATATACGGTATGATCCTTATTTGCAAGAATTAGCCTTTGAACTAGTAAATATTGAAAATTCTAGGCAAGTTAATTGGGCGGCACTCGATTTTGCAGCCTTAATTTGTAAAGCAAGAAATCCCAAATGTGATGAATGTAACCTGAAGAATTCTTGCTTATACTATTTAAAAGAATAATCTGACTATACACGTCTTATCTTAGTATTAGTTCACTCCATTTTGAGTAAGTCCTATTATTAAAACAGTTTATCCATGAAAAATATATTTCCATTTGATCAACTTAGTTCATCTGATTTAATAATTGATGCAATATATAAAGGAGGCTCAAAGGGGAATGCTGGAGATGATCCAATTAGTAAAATTCTCAAATGTGGAAATCAAGCGGGGTTTAGATATACTGGCACGGCGAAATTGATGAATTTTAATTATATCGTTTTGTATTCGTCAATGGACGATCCAGATTGGCCAGATATGTTGGATTTAAGATCAGGACTATTTATTTATTATGGAGATAATAAGAAACCTGGACATGAACTTCATGATACGTCTCGTAAAGGAAATCTAATTCTAAAGCACTATTTTGGTTTACTTACAAGTAACGATTATACAAGTATTCCTCCATTCTTTGTATTTACAAAGGCAGGAAAATCTCGCGATGTTGTTTTCCGAGGTCTTGCCGTTCCGGGAGCTCAAAATTTAGAAATTACAGATAATTTAGTGGCCATTTGGAAATCTCAAAAAGGTGAGAGATTCCAGAATTACAAGGCAATCTTTACCATTCTGGATATCCCTATTATCACAAGAGAATGGATCGATGACCTTAATCAAGGTAACACATTCACCAAAAACACTCCATTACCATACCTTAATTGGGCA contains:
- a CDS encoding DNA cytosine methyltransferase, translated to MKNKRRHIELFAGCGGMAVGMENAGFSLVFANEVSPMASNTFAHNILGVNIEEQPENVKWIHSKYDRSNYNKRLRENLLDPKLDENCELEFDANLGDLEGNLLVGDVRQLRRKLFDKNIFDPYNKSLDLISGGPPCQSFSLAGRRELGNYKNRLPLDFAEICEKLQPKVVLLENVKGILSAFNDGGEKHYAWFEVAKAFALIGYAPLCMLLNSKYFGVAQNRPRYIMIALRSDILNKLIGLRPNNTVLNKVSGFLQKASENTDQLTIKDLDYYDIERDLKLFDGHVLPLPITFEPNTWFTVKDAIDDLRKDQKGQKSPYVHSLHNELNSNSSIDYKILNHNERSHTEKVKNRFLFYQLLSSMNGLESQILLKVRNGERPTRELIKEAFNYLSLKLDGFDELFKTYSEFSRFILSIELTKKHSQRALISSLPSPAQLTIPDDMCHYSPFENRVLTVREMARIQSFPDWFVFKSKETTGGSNRSYEVPQYTQVGNAVPPLLAFHLGQHISSLLDQIE
- a CDS encoding DEAD/DEAH box helicase encodes the protein MINPIGVFDKVINGYISYVKTAFGTRHDEFEQNRLNLLNQDATIYRQPWIEPLLEYASGPKRIEDLTTDDLVGFTSQEVHLFKEFVKKGLFTGDFPLYEHQYSMLKKSVRGKNCVITSGTGSGKTESFLLPLIAYLIKDLSKYIGNRSSVNANGPFTRGIGPTRGIELVGQSHSRLTNQVLQRNDEKRPTAIKAIIIYPMNALVEDQLTRLRSSLDSNQVRDFCDNELNGHRLFFGRYNSSSPVSGSLHKFGENGIEVNTSKWRQLEKELNNIRNTSNEIQNYLANDDSLGDDEKLEIESNFQKLDGAEMRSRFDMHESPPDVLITNFSMLSIMLMREVESEMFNKTKKWLNAETDWDIENMTEAQREVEKTERVFHLVIDELHLYRGTEGTEIAYLLRLLYNRLGLDPSSKKIRFLASSASLDGQEGTEEFEYSQAFLKGFFGLTENMNVISGKYILPKKVDSGSIDSEMLIEIGKYGRDSNHLEENEFEIEISKFIDTKLGGNDGNKLLSYLTNINENEYLCSKVTRAFEFQDSESSPIRFRPYPVYNDKLIDAANDFKSIARKVFGDLEDHQLEKAIRGLLIVRGLMDTHKEALKEYNEDLNWKPNLPRFRLHFFIRNIEGLWATLSDDPSLSSNIEASPFDTLFKESQITHNKKRVFEGLYCENCGTTMIGGTKIPNHKDHNYTFHGELISTPPEIEGIPERSQSARVEMRSEHDYGVFWPKNINNQAVQDLLSDGTWEKRHLGLRDGRLYFAAQNDTVSGLYYTPNSVGNLSTDSGTALPPICPNCSSDYTRRRRNSPIRGFRTGFGKTNQVLAKELFKAIPKSEKKPRKLVAFSDSREESARFANDIEKENYNEIVKELLVSQRNEVDIAFELVRSLESGDTAKAKLYSTQLDDKTAEEINQAFVLENAGIANQEQKRFLLDIKKKSLKVEKLIDKIIWGLVKQGINPAGPSASNRRIEVRTSGTYLERTESWKDCFTWDSGIPEINTSKIRNDGERESLLNFIREKIMLEIARFLFGRLFYSIESSGLAQVMITSGIQSPINSLNDDIYLEVLNSSARILGDSFRYLPSDYQYNSLRDYKGVPALRRYIEAVAFRHGLDPELLGNHVWDDITNKFSHADGLLNLSSLRLKFASVNDTAYRCGGCRTVHLHNSGGICKTCNSVLTDSMKLEAGEVQKGNFYAQQFARVEDSIRMRCEELTGQTDNQLERQRLFKGIITGENKIVEEIDLLSVTTTLEVGVDIGSLQAIYQGNMSPMRFNYQQRVGRAGRAGQAFNIALTYCRGRNHDEFFFNNPERMTGDLAPVPFLSQSQAQILHRMAIKGILRRYFFDQYDRLNGGVHGEFGELQTFFANKDNINTMFNWLSDESNWRDIFKTLCQNLYVDKLLYEDYDLEGFKKWLLGDFKDKFCSLNENQSSMDLAETMAEVGLLPMSGMPTGIRSMILGFKKEDGSNSYSAQTIDRPLDRAIFDFAPGSQKTKDKRIYTSVGLTPKISEIYFDFSSNSYVPRIFGDQPFGSPTWVIVNSQNNILRTELYQDGQTKPDDEIDKNAETAHLVVIPNAFRTDYSPKPQDREVDQEVSTSKPLLFSEASSSHSEEKKHGSSNVSLSNTDYTWRLNTNGGDGFRMKRVSTEYLRAPLHNQYISLDLKNKLGRGFNEAVKDQFIQGIINGSSPTEGNPPISLGARKTTNIFRLFPVELNLKLDINPFHSRDVGKKVSAKGAYHSAAFLLQRCLADDRDVSPEEIELAAVTEHLLEDGTERSVGKLILADELSNGSGFVEHLYKQIDFFVEMCLSPKPENRYTSSFINEEHAKVCKTSSYKDLQNYRNLNYHGILDWRLGVCLLRVMKDSNFLVGLDNDWRSIEINDWPAHALELANDFAFSIDEAILDDPNNIKSHKGIPYISYRDIHIVVVHPFWNYVGGHFPENSSLTEVIELCGSPEKIFFADTFNLVRRMSWTYQQFFTWVNN
- a CDS encoding PD-(D/E)XK nuclease family protein; this translates as MRDEVIEIAKFGPSKIHFISECELRYFNLLNLGDGVKKNKKFKFNKNSFLGIVVHSVIEEYINEQFDLDKFDKIWSKIFKQKLRACDMENKEGFVTYFLPYYIVKKNKTKKLIETLKYKLDSVESEVEIESSLIKGTVDMLELNASGKSLTLTDFKSGPIWDYIDGKIDKVKAAYEVQLKSYGLVFWEKGYDADKITCVIQGLSNKEYAQFRFEDHDYESHKKFLHKLKNHFNLQISSNQTDILGTPGDNTCDFCEFISSCKPLHNDLLHGDGFYRSILIIDQINSEFDDQNSKINISTNGGLQSLHKIPETEYWNIKSLITKNEKVLVSNLYHVVSTRVKNWTQFSTYSIIKLDS
- a CDS encoding restriction endonuclease; protein product: MKNIFPFDQLSSSDLIIDAIYKGGSKGNAGDDPISKILKCGNQAGFRYTGTAKLMNFNYIVLYSSMDDPDWPDMLDLRSGLFIYYGDNKKPGHELHDTSRKGNLILKHYFGLLTSNDYTSIPPFFVFTKAGKSRDVVFRGLAVPGAQNLEITDNLVAIWKSQKGERFQNYKAIFTILDIPIITREWIDDLNQGNTFTKNTPLPYLNWANKNRYLPLISERSIEYRTREEQLPKSKQDLDSLHMIYDFFEDPYEFEKCAREIVVLMDSNILSIDLTRPWADGGRDALGKYNIGLGSNSIEVDFAVEAKRYSLENSVGVKEASRLISRIRHRQFGILVTTSFVSKQAYKEVTDDGQPIIIISGIDIINILKMRGINSKEKLKNWLLNISKQDR